One region of Caldimonas thermodepolymerans genomic DNA includes:
- the coq7 gene encoding 2-polyprenyl-3-methyl-6-methoxy-1,4-benzoquinone monooxygenase, with amino-acid sequence MIDSLLGTADNALRTLFGAHHPARPTPRPAAAPSEAAPLDESERRLAASLMRVNHVGEVCAQALYVGQALVTRDPALKAHFEAAAREEVDHLAWTEERLRELGSRTSLLNPLWYAGALAIGMVAGKVGGDKVSLGFVVETERQVEQHLEGHLGRLPAQDQASRAIVEQMKVDEVKHADQAQRAGAVELPAPVRLAMRAAAKVMTTTAHYI; translated from the coding sequence ATGATCGATTCCCTGCTGGGAACGGCCGACAACGCCCTGCGCACCCTGTTCGGTGCCCATCATCCGGCCCGCCCGACGCCGCGCCCGGCCGCGGCCCCGTCCGAGGCCGCGCCGCTGGACGAATCCGAGCGGCGCCTGGCCGCCTCGCTGATGCGCGTCAACCATGTCGGCGAGGTCTGCGCGCAGGCCCTGTACGTGGGCCAGGCGCTGGTCACGCGCGATCCCGCGCTGAAGGCCCACTTCGAGGCCGCGGCCCGGGAGGAGGTGGACCACCTGGCGTGGACCGAGGAGCGCCTGCGCGAGCTGGGCTCGCGCACCAGCCTGCTGAATCCGCTGTGGTACGCCGGGGCGCTGGCCATCGGCATGGTGGCCGGCAAGGTCGGGGGCGACAAGGTCAGCCTGGGCTTCGTCGTCGAGACCGAGCGCCAGGTGGAGCAGCACCTGGAAGGGCACCTCGGCCGGCTGCCCGCCCAGGACCAGGCGTCGCGGGCCATCGTGGAACAGATGAAGGTCGACGAGGTCAAGCACGCCGACCAGGCCCAGCGGGCCGGCGCGGTCGAGCTGCCGGCGCCGGTGCGGCTGGCGATGCGCGCGGCGGCCAAGGTGATGACCACCACCGCCCACTACATCTGA
- a CDS encoding OsmC family protein — translation MKCTVNWMPASGMAFSAETGSGHLLMMDGAPDGGGRNLAPRPMETVLAGTGGCTAYDVVLILKRGRHDVRGCQVQVEAERAETDPKVFTKIHMHFVITGRGLPEAAVQRAIQMSHDKYCSASIMLGKTATITTSYEIVEG, via the coding sequence ATGAAATGCACCGTGAACTGGATGCCGGCCTCCGGCATGGCCTTCTCCGCCGAGACCGGCAGCGGCCACCTGCTGATGATGGACGGCGCCCCTGACGGCGGCGGCCGCAACCTGGCGCCGCGGCCGATGGAAACCGTGCTGGCCGGCACCGGCGGCTGCACCGCCTACGACGTGGTCCTGATCCTCAAGCGCGGGCGCCACGACGTGCGCGGCTGCCAGGTGCAGGTCGAGGCCGAGCGCGCCGAGACCGACCCGAAGGTGTTCACGAAGATCCACATGCACTTCGTCATCACCGGCCGCGGCCTGCCCGAGGCCGCCGTGCAGCGCGCGATCCAGATGTCGCACGACAAGTACTGCTCGGCCAGCATCATGCTCGGCAAGACGGCCACGATCACCACCAGCTACGAGATCGTCGAGGGCTGA
- the ilvA gene encoding threonine ammonia-lyase, biosynthetic, giving the protein MARAARKPSSAPAPKRQLKLADYLQKILTAKVYDVAIETELELARDLTRRLGNEVWLKREDNQPVFSFKLRGAYNKMAHLSPAQLKRGVICASAGNHAQGVALSASRMGCRAVIVMPETTPQVKVDAVRSLGGEVVLHGDSYSDAYLHALELEKKHGLTFVHPFDDPDVIAGQGTIAMEILRQHQGPIDAIFVAIGGGGLISGVAAYVKAVRPEIKVIGVQMTDSDAMVRSVQSKRRVQLHDVGLFADGTAVKLVGEETFRLARELVDDYVVVDTDAVCAAIKDVFQDTRSILEPSGAMGVAAIKQYVERHRCKGKTFVAVTCGANMNFDRLRFVAERAEVGEEREALFAVTIPEERGSFRRLCSLLGKRSVTEFNYRISDDKVAHVFVGLTTSNRGESSKIAAMFQKHGFPTLDLTRDELAKEHIRHMVGGRSTLAQDERLFRFTFPERPGALMRFLSCMHPEWNISLFHYRNQGADYGRILVGLQVPKSDKKAFREFLDTLAYPYVEETGNPVYQLFLR; this is encoded by the coding sequence ATGGCACGCGCCGCACGTAAGCCCTCCTCCGCCCCCGCCCCGAAACGCCAGCTCAAGCTGGCCGACTACCTCCAGAAGATCCTGACGGCCAAGGTCTACGACGTGGCGATCGAGACCGAGCTGGAGCTGGCGCGCGACCTGACGCGCCGGCTGGGCAACGAGGTCTGGCTCAAGCGCGAGGACAACCAGCCGGTGTTCAGCTTCAAGCTGCGCGGCGCCTACAACAAGATGGCGCACCTGTCGCCGGCGCAGCTCAAGCGCGGGGTGATCTGCGCCTCGGCCGGCAACCACGCCCAGGGCGTGGCGCTGAGCGCCTCGCGCATGGGCTGCCGGGCGGTGATCGTGATGCCCGAGACCACGCCGCAGGTGAAGGTCGACGCGGTGCGCTCGCTGGGCGGCGAGGTCGTGCTGCACGGCGACAGCTATTCCGACGCCTACCTGCACGCGCTGGAGCTCGAGAAGAAGCACGGCCTGACCTTCGTGCACCCGTTCGACGACCCGGACGTGATCGCCGGCCAGGGCACGATCGCGATGGAGATCCTGCGCCAGCACCAGGGCCCGATCGACGCGATCTTCGTCGCCATCGGCGGCGGCGGGCTGATCTCCGGCGTGGCGGCCTACGTCAAGGCGGTGCGCCCCGAGATCAAGGTGATCGGGGTGCAGATGACCGACTCGGACGCGATGGTGCGCTCGGTGCAGAGCAAGCGCCGCGTGCAGCTGCACGACGTGGGCCTGTTCGCCGACGGCACCGCCGTGAAGCTGGTCGGCGAGGAGACCTTCCGGCTGGCGCGCGAGCTGGTGGACGACTACGTGGTGGTCGACACCGACGCGGTCTGCGCGGCGATCAAGGACGTGTTCCAGGACACGCGCAGCATCCTGGAGCCCTCCGGCGCGATGGGCGTGGCGGCGATCAAGCAGTACGTCGAGCGCCACCGCTGCAAGGGCAAGACCTTCGTCGCGGTGACCTGCGGCGCCAACATGAACTTCGACCGCCTGCGCTTCGTCGCCGAGCGCGCCGAGGTGGGCGAGGAGCGCGAGGCCCTGTTCGCGGTGACCATCCCCGAGGAGCGCGGCAGCTTCCGGCGCCTGTGCTCGCTGCTGGGCAAGCGCAGCGTCACCGAGTTCAACTACCGCATCTCCGACGACAAGGTCGCGCACGTGTTCGTCGGCCTGACCACGTCGAACCGCGGCGAGTCGAGCAAGATCGCCGCGATGTTCCAGAAGCACGGCTTCCCGACGCTGGACCTCACGCGCGACGAGCTGGCCAAGGAGCACATCCGCCACATGGTGGGCGGCCGCTCGACGCTGGCGCAGGACGAGCGGCTGTTCCGCTTCACGTTCCCGGAGCGGCCCGGCGCGCTGATGCGCTTCCTGTCCTGCATGCACCCGGAGTGGAACATCAGCCTGTTCCACTACCGCAACCAGGGCGCCGACTACGGGCGCATCCTGGTCGGGCTGCAGGTGCCGAAGTCCGACAAGAAGGCCTTCCGCGAGTTCCTGGACACGCTGGCCTACCCGTACGTCGAGGAGACCGGCAACCCGGTTTACCAATTGTTTCTGCGCTGA
- a CDS encoding nicotinate-nucleotide--dimethylbenzimidazole phosphoribosyltransferase — MSLNRSLIAPTFHPPLEQALKQKLARRQERAGSLGELEPLAVRLGLIRNTLKPKLHDPQLLVFAADHGLAVDGITSHTGESTVAQVQNIVSVRTPLAVFARIQGLHFTVVDAGMADPTPRHPMVLARKIAHGTRNTRVNMAMTLDQAQAAIRAGMEIADTLPGNVLACAGLGEGSEESAALVLSRLAGLPLRELILRGPQMNPDLLAHLMVVLEGALGRHKPVGDPVETLAALGGFEIAMMAGAMLVAAGKRHVIIVDGLPACAALMVASRIAAPVTDYCIFARSHGRPGLSLALQHFKAGPLLELGLESQDGTGAALAWPLVHAAGALLTEVAEGEEPGPSLPGGL, encoded by the coding sequence ATGTCGCTGAACCGCTCGTTGATCGCGCCCACGTTCCACCCGCCGCTGGAACAGGCCCTGAAGCAGAAGCTGGCCCGCCGCCAGGAACGCGCCGGCAGCCTGGGCGAACTGGAACCCCTGGCGGTGCGGCTCGGCCTGATCCGCAACACGCTCAAGCCCAAACTGCACGACCCGCAGCTGCTGGTGTTCGCCGCCGACCACGGGCTGGCGGTGGACGGCATCACCTCGCACACCGGCGAATCGACCGTCGCCCAGGTGCAGAACATCGTCTCGGTGCGCACCCCGCTGGCGGTGTTCGCGCGCATCCAGGGCCTGCACTTCACCGTGGTCGATGCCGGCATGGCCGACCCGACGCCGCGCCACCCGATGGTGCTGGCGCGCAAGATCGCGCACGGCACGCGCAACACGCGCGTGAACATGGCGATGACGCTGGACCAGGCGCAGGCCGCGATCCGTGCCGGCATGGAGATCGCCGACACGCTGCCCGGCAACGTGCTGGCCTGCGCGGGCCTGGGCGAAGGCAGCGAGGAAAGCGCGGCACTGGTGCTGTCGCGACTGGCCGGCCTGCCGCTGCGCGAGCTGATCCTGCGCGGCCCGCAGATGAACCCGGACCTGCTGGCGCACCTGATGGTGGTGCTGGAAGGGGCCCTGGGCCGGCACAAACCGGTCGGCGACCCGGTCGAGACCCTGGCCGCGCTGGGCGGCTTCGAGATCGCGATGATGGCCGGCGCGATGCTGGTGGCAGCCGGCAAGCGGCACGTGATCATCGTCGACGGGCTGCCCGCCTGCGCGGCGCTGATGGTGGCCTCGCGCATCGCAGCGCCGGTCACCGATTACTGCATCTTCGCGCGCAGCCACGGCCGCCCGGGCCTGAGCCTGGCGCTGCAGCACTTCAAGGCCGGCCCGTTGCTCGAGCTGGGGCTGGAAAGCCAGGACGGCACGGGCGCGGCGCTGGCCTGGCCGCTGGTGCACGCGGCCGGCGCGCTGCTGACCGAAGTGGCCGAGGGGGAGGAACCGGGCCCGTCGCTGCCCGGCGGGCTGTGA
- a CDS encoding DUF294 nucleotidyltransferase-like domain-containing protein, whose amino-acid sequence MAAAASFLPDVPDGRRARLLAELQRFPPFSQMPVEALVPLLEGATQRRYAAGQVVVAPDDGPVRHLWYVRRGAISGQQGLATMAPAGFQYEAGDLFPVGAVTGERAVTATYRATQDTACLLIPAALVHELAREHPPFADFLNRRMLQFVELSRRAVQVAYSSRTLAEQSLQARLGSLTRAQPFSCGPDTPLSEALATMHAHRIGSMVVTGPDGAVQGILTRHDVLGRVTLPGLPLATPIGAVMTAPVHQLTVEHTAQDAAVLMSRHGIRHVPVTDGGRLVGVVSERDLFSMQRLSLKHVGNAIRAANDVATLSLVAQDIRRFAGNLLGQGLGARQITEVISHLNDVLTARVVELVAARRQLDLGRACWIALGSEGRGEQTIATDQDNGLVLAEEAAGERAAWLAFAQEVNHALADCGFPLCKGGVMAMNPSWCLTTQEWCERFARWIEHGAPQDLLNAAIFFDFRPLAGDAQLVEPMRAFVTRRAQAVPRFLRQMAEVALQHRPPLNWLGGIETTNEGGREVVDLKLQGVSLFVEAARIYALAHGIEATSTRARLQGYAAAVGVGEAESDGWVEGFDFLQYLRLRAQIGPDRQALGPNQIEVRSLSDIDRRILKEAFRMARRLQQRLELDYLR is encoded by the coding sequence GTGGCTGCGGCTGCATCTTTCCTCCCCGACGTCCCGGACGGCCGGCGCGCCCGGCTGCTCGCCGAGCTGCAGCGCTTCCCGCCGTTTTCCCAGATGCCCGTCGAGGCCCTGGTGCCCCTGCTCGAGGGGGCGACGCAGCGCCGCTACGCGGCCGGCCAGGTCGTGGTCGCCCCGGACGACGGCCCGGTGCGCCACCTCTGGTACGTGCGGCGCGGCGCGATCAGCGGGCAGCAGGGGCTGGCGACCATGGCGCCGGCCGGCTTCCAGTACGAGGCGGGCGACCTGTTCCCGGTCGGTGCCGTCACCGGCGAGCGGGCCGTCACGGCCACCTACCGCGCCACGCAGGACACCGCCTGCCTGCTGATCCCTGCGGCGCTGGTGCACGAGCTGGCGCGCGAGCACCCGCCGTTCGCCGACTTCCTGAACCGGCGCATGCTGCAGTTCGTCGAGCTGTCGCGCCGCGCGGTGCAGGTGGCGTATTCCTCGCGCACGCTGGCCGAGCAGTCGCTGCAGGCACGGCTGGGGTCGCTGACCCGCGCGCAGCCGTTCAGCTGCGGCCCGGACACGCCGTTGTCCGAGGCGCTGGCCACGATGCACGCGCACCGCATCGGCTCGATGGTCGTGACCGGCCCGGACGGTGCCGTGCAGGGCATCCTGACGCGGCACGACGTGCTGGGCCGGGTGACGCTGCCCGGCCTGCCGCTGGCCACCCCGATCGGCGCGGTGATGACGGCGCCGGTGCACCAGCTGACCGTCGAGCACACCGCGCAGGACGCCGCGGTGCTGATGTCGCGGCACGGCATCCGCCACGTGCCCGTCACCGACGGCGGGCGGCTGGTCGGCGTGGTCAGCGAGCGCGACCTGTTCTCGATGCAGCGCCTGTCGCTCAAGCATGTCGGCAACGCGATCCGCGCGGCCAACGACGTCGCGACGCTGTCGCTGGTCGCACAGGACATCCGCCGCTTCGCCGGCAACCTGCTCGGCCAGGGGCTGGGCGCGCGCCAGATCACCGAGGTCATCAGCCACCTCAACGACGTGCTGACCGCGCGCGTGGTCGAGCTGGTCGCCGCCCGCCGGCAGCTGGACCTCGGCCGCGCCTGCTGGATCGCGCTCGGCTCCGAGGGGCGCGGCGAGCAGACCATCGCGACCGACCAGGACAACGGCCTGGTGCTGGCCGAAGAGGCCGCTGGCGAGCGTGCCGCCTGGCTCGCCTTCGCGCAGGAGGTCAACCACGCGCTGGCCGACTGCGGCTTCCCGCTGTGCAAGGGCGGGGTGATGGCGATGAACCCCTCGTGGTGCCTGACCACGCAGGAGTGGTGCGAGCGCTTCGCGCGCTGGATCGAGCACGGCGCGCCGCAGGACCTGCTCAACGCCGCGATCTTCTTCGACTTCCGGCCGCTGGCCGGCGACGCGCAGCTGGTGGAGCCGATGCGCGCGTTCGTCACGCGCCGCGCGCAGGCCGTGCCGCGCTTCCTGCGCCAGATGGCCGAGGTCGCGCTGCAGCACCGCCCACCGCTCAACTGGCTGGGCGGCATCGAGACCACCAACGAGGGCGGGCGCGAGGTGGTGGACCTGAAGCTGCAGGGGGTGTCGCTGTTCGTCGAGGCCGCGCGCATCTACGCGCTGGCCCACGGCATCGAGGCCACCTCGACGCGCGCGCGCCTGCAGGGCTATGCGGCCGCCGTCGGCGTCGGCGAGGCGGAAAGCGACGGGTGGGTCGAGGGCTTCGACTTCCTGCAGTACCTGCGGCTGCGTGCCCAGATCGGGCCGGACCGCCAGGCGCTGGGGCCCAACCAGATCGAAGTGCGGTCGCTCAGCGACATCGACCGCCGCATCCTCAAGGAAGCCTTCCGCATGGCGCGGCGGCTGCAGCAGCGGCTCGAGCTGGACTACCTGCGCTGA
- a CDS encoding general secretion pathway protein C, giving the protein MVSRLLAFVLWALAAASAVYWGLRLTASPLAVPSQAMPVVAQVGSPGAVVRMLGGGRSPTDPAQSAPPPESSRFRLLGVMAPPEGRSGPGVALLSIDGKPPRAYALGSVVEGELTLQALGQRSATFGRGSGGAAFTLELPPLPPPQTGAPQALPPDQGIVPVAPAPRPDGGDPAIRQ; this is encoded by the coding sequence ATGGTTTCGCGACTGCTTGCATTCGTGCTGTGGGCCCTGGCCGCCGCCAGCGCGGTCTACTGGGGGCTGCGCCTGACGGCTTCGCCCCTGGCCGTGCCGTCCCAGGCGATGCCGGTGGTCGCCCAGGTGGGCAGCCCGGGGGCCGTCGTGCGCATGCTGGGCGGCGGGCGCTCGCCGACCGATCCGGCCCAGAGCGCACCGCCGCCGGAAAGTTCCCGCTTCCGCCTGCTCGGCGTGATGGCGCCGCCCGAAGGCCGCTCCGGCCCGGGGGTGGCCCTGCTGTCCATCGACGGCAAGCCGCCGCGCGCCTATGCGCTGGGCAGCGTGGTCGAGGGCGAGCTGACCCTGCAGGCGCTCGGCCAGCGCAGCGCGACCTTCGGCCGCGGCTCGGGCGGGGCGGCGTTCACGCTGGAGCTGCCGCCGCTGCCACCGCCGCAGACCGGCGCGCCGCAGGCGCTTCCTCCCGACCAGGGCATCGTGCCGGTGGCGCCGGCGCCGCGCCCGGACGGGGGTGACCCGGCGATCCGCCAGTAG
- the gspG gene encoding type II secretion system major pseudopilin GspG, which translates to MTRLSSRSRPAASLLARGFTLIELMVVLVIIGILGALIVPNVLDRADDARVTAARTDVNNLMQALKLYKLDNQRYPTAEQGLQALVTKPTTGPIPPNWKPYLDKLPNDPWGRPYQYLNPGVKGEVDVFSFGADGQTGGEGNNADIGSWQ; encoded by the coding sequence ATGACCCGCCTGTCCTCCCGCTCCCGTCCGGCTGCCTCGCTGCTTGCGCGCGGTTTCACCCTGATCGAGCTGATGGTGGTGCTGGTCATCATCGGCATCCTGGGCGCGCTGATCGTCCCCAACGTGCTGGACCGCGCCGACGACGCGCGCGTGACCGCCGCGCGCACCGACGTGAACAACCTGATGCAGGCGCTCAAGCTGTACAAGCTCGACAACCAGCGCTACCCGACCGCCGAGCAGGGCCTGCAGGCGCTGGTCACCAAGCCGACCACCGGTCCCATCCCGCCCAACTGGAAACCCTACCTCGACAAGCTGCCGAACGACCCCTGGGGCCGGCCCTACCAGTACCTCAACCCCGGCGTGAAGGGGGAGGTGGACGTGTTCAGCTTCGGCGCCGACGGGCAGACCGGTGGTGAAGGCAACAACGCCGACATCGGCTCCTGGCAATAA
- a CDS encoding prepilin-type N-terminal cleavage/methylation domain-containing protein has protein sequence MKATTPTSAPGNKLRSGRGRRGFTLLELLVVLALLAITVGTVTLAIRDPAATQLEREAERLAALLESARAEARAAGLRVLWQPVRVQDGSSGPHFRFIGLPEGIELPDTWLNPGVRADIVGAPVLVLGPDPIIGAQRLTLALDDRRVTLATDGLLPFAITSEVPRAP, from the coding sequence GTGAAGGCAACAACGCCGACATCGGCTCCTGGCAATAAGCTGCGTTCCGGCCGGGGCCGCCGCGGCTTCACGCTGCTGGAGCTGCTGGTGGTGCTGGCCTTGCTCGCCATCACGGTGGGCACCGTGACCCTGGCCATCCGCGACCCGGCCGCCACCCAGCTGGAGCGCGAGGCCGAGCGCCTGGCCGCGCTGCTGGAAAGCGCCCGCGCCGAGGCCCGCGCCGCCGGCCTGCGCGTGCTGTGGCAGCCGGTGCGCGTGCAGGACGGCAGCTCCGGGCCGCACTTCCGCTTCATCGGCCTGCCCGAGGGCATCGAGCTGCCCGACACCTGGCTCAACCCCGGCGTGCGCGCCGACATCGTCGGCGCGCCGGTGCTGGTGCTGGGACCCGACCCGATCATCGGCGCGCAGCGCCTGACGCTCGCGCTGGACGACCGCCGCGTCACGCTGGCCACCGACGGCCTGCTGCCCTTTGCCATCACCAGCGAGGTGCCCCGTGCGCCCTAG
- the gspI gene encoding type II secretion system minor pseudopilin GspI: MRPSRRLPPAGGFTLIEVLVALSIVGIALAAGVKAGGALTRNAERLSDMMAAQWCAENQLSALVLSRQFPAVGDATFDCEQGGRYYAGQLVVRPTPNPNFRRVDARIATEAGEPLLVLSTVVPRR; the protein is encoded by the coding sequence GTGCGCCCTAGCCGCCGCCTGCCGCCGGCGGGCGGCTTCACGCTGATCGAGGTGCTGGTCGCGCTCAGCATCGTCGGCATCGCGCTGGCCGCGGGCGTGAAGGCCGGCGGCGCGCTGACCCGCAACGCCGAGCGGCTGTCGGACATGATGGCCGCGCAGTGGTGCGCCGAGAACCAGCTGAGCGCCCTGGTGCTGTCCAGGCAGTTCCCCGCCGTCGGCGACGCCACCTTCGATTGCGAGCAGGGCGGCCGCTACTACGCCGGGCAGCTGGTGGTGCGGCCCACGCCCAATCCGAACTTCCGCCGCGTCGACGCACGCATCGCCACCGAGGCCGGTGAGCCGCTGCTGGTGCTGTCGACCGTCGTGCCGAGGCGCTGA
- a CDS encoding PulJ/GspJ family protein has protein sequence MGARRLSRGFTLIEVLVTITILAVLAGMAWQGIDAIVRSKAVSEERLDAVLRLNTVLAQWDADLSTLHDTGLIAEMPAFDGASLRLTRRTDAGVQLVVWSLRDGTWQRWASQPVVRQGDLLELWLRSYQLLGNEVGTVRALPGVQEWQVYYWRNNAWSNPQSTGDVQEAAGPRPGPRSAGSKVRLPEGIRIVLTMAPGSGLNGTYTRDLVLRTRSE, from the coding sequence ATGGGTGCGCGACGCCTGTCCCGCGGCTTCACGCTGATCGAGGTGCTGGTGACCATCACCATCCTCGCGGTGCTGGCCGGCATGGCCTGGCAGGGCATCGACGCCATCGTGCGCAGCAAGGCGGTCAGCGAGGAGCGCCTGGACGCCGTGCTGCGGCTCAACACGGTGCTGGCGCAGTGGGACGCGGACCTGTCCACGCTGCACGACACCGGCCTGATCGCCGAGATGCCCGCCTTCGACGGCGCCTCGCTGCGCCTGACGCGGCGCACCGACGCCGGCGTGCAGCTGGTGGTGTGGAGCCTGCGCGACGGCACCTGGCAGCGCTGGGCCTCGCAGCCGGTGGTGCGCCAGGGCGACCTGCTGGAGCTGTGGCTGCGCTCGTACCAGCTGCTCGGCAACGAGGTCGGCACGGTGCGCGCCCTGCCCGGCGTGCAGGAGTGGCAGGTCTACTACTGGCGCAACAACGCCTGGAGCAACCCGCAGTCGACCGGCGACGTCCAGGAGGCCGCCGGCCCGCGGCCGGGCCCCCGCAGCGCCGGCTCCAAGGTGCGCCTGCCCGAAGGCATCCGCATCGTGCTGACCATGGCGCCGGGCTCGGGCCTGAACGGCACCTACACCCGCGACCTGGTGCTGCGCACCCGCTCGGAGTGA
- the gspK gene encoding type II secretion system minor pseudopilin GspK, giving the protein MRATARPAPCSRRRRQRGAALLTAMIIVTLVATLASAMYWRQWRSVQIEIAERTRAQSAWILSGALDWARLILAEDARAGGADHLSEPWATPLAEARLSTFLAANESQVEDAPEAFLTGRITDAQARFNLANLVTEAGELSVPDVAALQRLCEYVNVDPSVATVLTGALRLALPGRAASAAGEGADIPLLPPTVDELRWLGIDDEAAAKLAPYVVLLPRRTPVNLNTAPREVIAAVMEGLDIGSADRLIQIRQRSPFRRLSDVNAHLPQGVVPDDSRVSVATNFFEVRGRMRIEQRVVEERSLVERRGRIVLTLRRERSSFTVGAGFTP; this is encoded by the coding sequence ATGCGCGCGACCGCCCGCCCCGCCCCCTGCAGCCGCCGGCGCCGCCAGCGCGGCGCGGCGCTGCTGACCGCGATGATCATCGTCACCCTGGTGGCGACGCTGGCCAGCGCGATGTACTGGCGCCAGTGGCGCTCGGTGCAGATCGAGATCGCCGAGCGCACCCGGGCGCAGTCGGCCTGGATCCTGAGCGGCGCGCTCGACTGGGCACGGCTGATCCTCGCCGAGGACGCGCGCGCCGGCGGCGCCGACCACCTCTCCGAGCCCTGGGCCACGCCGCTGGCCGAAGCACGCCTGTCCACCTTCCTGGCCGCCAACGAGAGCCAGGTCGAGGACGCGCCCGAGGCCTTCCTGACCGGGCGCATCACCGACGCCCAGGCGCGCTTCAACCTCGCCAACCTGGTCACCGAGGCCGGCGAGCTGTCGGTGCCCGACGTGGCCGCGCTGCAGCGGCTGTGCGAGTACGTCAACGTCGACCCGAGCGTGGCGACCGTCCTGACCGGCGCCCTGCGGCTGGCCCTGCCCGGGCGTGCCGCCAGCGCCGCCGGCGAAGGCGCGGACATCCCGCTGCTGCCCCCCACGGTGGACGAGTTGCGCTGGCTGGGCATCGACGACGAGGCCGCCGCCAAGCTGGCGCCGTACGTCGTGCTGCTGCCGCGCCGCACCCCGGTCAACCTGAACACCGCCCCGCGCGAGGTCATCGCGGCCGTCATGGAAGGCCTGGACATCGGTTCGGCCGACCGGCTGATCCAGATCCGCCAGCGCAGCCCGTTCCGGCGCCTGTCCGACGTCAATGCCCATCTGCCGCAAGGGGTGGTGCCGGATGACAGCCGTGTCAGTGTTGCAACCAATTTCTTCGAAGTGCGCGGGCGCATGCGCATCGAGCAGCGGGTGGTCGAGGAGCGCTCGCTGGTCGAGCGCCGCGGGCGCATCGTGCTGACGCTGCGGCGCGAACGCAGCAGCTTCACCGTCGGCGCGGGGTTCACGCCTTGA
- the gspL gene encoding type II secretion system protein GspL has protein sequence MSVLVIPFAPRPHLGPRSGPQGGEPPRAPAEFDYVLSKDGHTVHSQGRCAPPLLPKADTVVGVVPAVDIGWHRITLPKAPAARLRAALAGLLEDALLEDPADAHFALAPGAQAGQEVWVAAMHRAWLRTQLATLESARVIVDRLVPQAEPVDPPRGHFDIDLDAEPGRNLRLLWARPDGVLVVRPGGTLVRSWLPQHEVVEWTAEPAAVEAAEQWLGQPVEVCPAAQLALQAAQSGWNLRQFDLALKHRGVRALRDVWRQLATPAWRPARWGLVALAAVHLVGLNAWAWHQRDEVRQRRQEQVRLLQDAFPHVRAVLDAPLQMRREVEQLRLQAGKAGDADLEIMLQAAASAWPGHRVLEGLQFEPGQLTLSVAGWGEDEIEQFRASLQPSGWQVERDGSRVTLRRAAQGAGA, from the coding sequence ATGAGCGTACTCGTCATCCCATTCGCGCCCCGTCCTCACCTGGGCCCGCGCTCCGGTCCGCAGGGAGGCGAGCCGCCGCGTGCGCCGGCGGAGTTCGACTACGTCCTCAGCAAGGACGGCCACACCGTGCACAGCCAGGGCCGTTGCGCCCCACCGCTGCTGCCCAAGGCGGACACCGTGGTCGGGGTCGTCCCGGCGGTCGACATCGGCTGGCACCGCATCACCCTGCCCAAGGCCCCGGCGGCCCGGCTGCGCGCCGCGCTGGCCGGCCTGCTCGAGGACGCGCTGCTGGAAGACCCGGCCGACGCGCATTTCGCGCTCGCCCCCGGCGCGCAGGCAGGCCAGGAGGTCTGGGTGGCGGCGATGCACCGCGCCTGGCTGCGCACCCAGCTCGCGACGCTGGAATCCGCACGGGTGATCGTCGACCGCCTCGTGCCGCAGGCCGAGCCGGTCGATCCGCCGCGCGGGCATTTCGACATCGACCTGGACGCCGAACCGGGACGCAACCTGCGCCTGCTGTGGGCGCGCCCGGACGGCGTGCTGGTGGTGCGCCCCGGCGGCACCCTGGTGCGCAGCTGGCTGCCGCAGCACGAGGTGGTCGAATGGACCGCCGAGCCGGCCGCCGTCGAGGCCGCCGAACAGTGGCTGGGCCAGCCGGTGGAGGTCTGCCCCGCCGCCCAGCTGGCGCTGCAGGCCGCGCAGTCCGGCTGGAACCTGCGCCAGTTCGACCTCGCCCTCAAGCACCGCGGCGTGCGGGCGCTGCGCGACGTCTGGCGCCAGCTGGCCACCCCGGCCTGGCGCCCGGCGCGCTGGGGCCTGGTGGCGCTGGCGGCCGTGCACCTGGTCGGCCTCAACGCCTGGGCCTGGCACCAGCGCGACGAGGTGCGGCAGCGCCGGCAGGAACAGGTGCGCCTGCTGCAGGACGCCTTCCCCCACGTGCGCGCGGTGCTCGACGCGCCGCTGCAGATGCGGCGCGAGGTCGAGCAACTGCGCCTGCAGGCCGGCAAGGCCGGCGACGCCGACCTGGAGATCATGCTGCAGGCCGCGGCCAGCGCCTGGCCGGGCCACCGCGTGCTCGAGGGATTGCAATTCGAACCCGGACAGCTCACGCTGTCGGTCGCCGGGTGGGGCGAGGACGAGATCGAACAGTTCCGCGCCAGCCTGCAGCCCTCGGGCTGGCAGGTCGAGCGCGACGGCAGCCGCGTGACGCTGCGGCGGGCCGCACAGGGAGCCGGTGCATGA